A stretch of the Filimonas lacunae genome encodes the following:
- the deoC gene encoding deoxyribose-phosphate aldolase yields the protein MMQVTQYIDHTILKPTTLVADIEKVCAEAIEYKFAAVCVPPPFVKKAKELTAGSAVKVATVIGFPFGYSAVEAKLAEIVLALVDGADELDMVINLIALKNNDWQYLANELNHILPIIRSKGKVIKIIIESGILTDEEIIKCCELYGVAGIDYLKTSTGYAEKGASVHAVSLFKKHLPSNVQIKASGGIRDYAFAKELVEAGATRLGCSAGVAIAQGQSAGDGGY from the coding sequence ATGATGCAGGTTACCCAGTACATAGATCATACAATACTAAAACCCACCACTTTGGTGGCGGATATTGAGAAAGTTTGCGCAGAAGCAATAGAATATAAGTTTGCCGCCGTGTGTGTACCGCCGCCTTTTGTAAAAAAAGCAAAAGAATTAACGGCAGGTTCTGCAGTGAAGGTGGCTACGGTAATTGGTTTTCCGTTCGGTTATTCTGCTGTGGAAGCAAAACTGGCAGAGATTGTGCTGGCTTTGGTGGATGGAGCAGATGAGTTGGATATGGTGATTAACCTCATTGCCTTAAAAAATAACGACTGGCAATACCTGGCTAACGAACTCAATCATATTTTACCCATTATCCGCAGCAAGGGTAAGGTCATTAAAATCATCATCGAGTCGGGTATTCTTACCGATGAAGAGATTATTAAATGTTGCGAGTTGTATGGTGTTGCAGGCATCGATTACCTGAAAACTTCTACCGGGTATGCCGAAAAAGGCGCTTCGGTACACGCTGTTTCCCTGTTTAAAAAGCATTTGCCTTCTAATGTTCAGATAAAAGCATCCGGTGGCATTCGCGACTATGCTTTTGCCAAAGAACTGGTAGAAGCCGGTGCTACCCGCCTGGGCTGCAGTGCAGGTGTGGCCATTGCCCAGGGCCAAAGTGCCGGAGACGGTGGTTATTAA
- a CDS encoding GLPGLI family protein — MNAKQYMLLVILLCGTWHSQAQQPLYLTAGKIEFEKKVNMYAQMEGEDDEWVQVIKKNMSQFRVTYHNLLFNGDSILYTPGRSNPDNSSMEFAPLGEDNIVFTNLTASQCVSQKKVYDERYLVKDSTRQIAWKLTNETRMIAGFECRRANALIMDSVYVVAFYTDAIIPAGGPESFNGLPGMILGVALPHDHVSWFATKVYAEAVPVKLLQAPAKGKASTNKTMQEELQTTMKRWGKYGQKNILAAML; from the coding sequence ATGAATGCAAAACAATACATGCTGCTGGTCATCCTTCTTTGTGGAACATGGCATAGTCAGGCGCAGCAGCCTTTATATTTAACAGCAGGCAAAATTGAATTTGAAAAAAAGGTGAACATGTATGCCCAAATGGAAGGTGAGGATGATGAGTGGGTACAGGTGATTAAAAAGAACATGTCACAGTTCAGGGTTACTTACCACAACCTGTTATTTAATGGAGATAGTATTTTATATACTCCCGGGCGCAGTAATCCGGATAATAGCTCTATGGAGTTTGCCCCGCTGGGCGAAGACAATATTGTGTTTACCAACCTGACTGCCAGTCAGTGTGTTAGCCAGAAAAAAGTGTACGACGAGCGTTACCTGGTAAAAGACAGCACCCGGCAAATAGCCTGGAAACTCACCAACGAAACGCGGATGATCGCAGGTTTTGAATGCAGGCGCGCCAATGCGTTGATCATGGATTCGGTGTACGTGGTGGCATTTTATACCGATGCTATTATCCCGGCGGGTGGTCCTGAGTCTTTTAACGGGTTGCCGGGCATGATTTTAGGGGTGGCGCTGCCGCACGATCATGTAAGTTGGTTTGCTACAAAAGTGTATGCCGAGGCAGTACCGGTTAAGTTATTACAGGCACCGGCAAAAGGCAAGGCGTCTACCAATAAAACCATGCAGGAAGAACTGCAAACAACCATGAAACGCTGGGGAAAATACGGGCAGAAGAATATTCTGGCCGCTATGCTGTAA
- a CDS encoding MlaE family ABC transporter permease, translating into MEQCSEIGFGAMPIVLIISFFLGAVTTVQTAYQLVSPLIPKTTISMIVRDTIMLELSPTVVCVVLAGVVGSKIASELGNMRVSEQIDAYEIMGINTKGYLIMPRVMGALVVIPALIILSMFLALLGGRIAGTMANILSAESYDIGLRQNFKPFNVYFSLIKTYTFAFLISSVSAYFGYYVKGGALEIGRASTTAVIVSCILILLADYLLAALLL; encoded by the coding sequence ATGGAGCAATGCTCTGAAATCGGCTTTGGTGCAATGCCTATCGTGTTAATCATTTCCTTTTTTCTGGGAGCGGTAACTACGGTACAAACTGCCTATCAGCTGGTAAGCCCGTTAATACCTAAAACCACTATTTCCATGATCGTGCGCGACACCATTATGCTGGAACTGTCGCCCACCGTGGTTTGTGTGGTGCTGGCAGGTGTGGTGGGTAGTAAAATAGCCAGTGAGTTGGGTAATATGCGGGTGAGCGAACAGATTGACGCCTATGAAATCATGGGTATCAATACTAAAGGTTACCTGATTATGCCCCGGGTAATGGGTGCACTGGTGGTTATTCCGGCGTTGATAATACTAAGCATGTTCCTGGCGCTGTTAGGCGGCCGTATTGCGGGTACTATGGCTAATATCTTATCTGCCGAAAGTTATGATATTGGATTACGCCAGAACTTTAAACCGTTTAATGTTTACTTTTCGTTGATTAAAACATACACTTTTGCTTTCTTAATCAGTTCGGTGTCGGCTTATTTTGGCTATTATGTAAAAGGGGGAGCACTGGAAATTGGCCGTGCCAGTACAACGGCGGTAATTGTAAGTTGTATCCTGATACTGTTGGCCGATTATCTGCTGGCTGCGCTGTTACTGTAA
- a CDS encoding SPOR domain-containing protein — translation MKAAILILFVAFAHISFAQDTIVVRKDSRLETLTAKQASTNKLAGKMTSNGLYRGFRLQVLNTRSREQAFQVKTELLRRFPEEKTYLLYQSPYFKVRIGNFLERADAEEFRQMVMKQYPQGVFVIDDAIEYRPGAATSEETEPDSQ, via the coding sequence ATGAAAGCCGCTATTCTGATACTCTTTGTTGCTTTTGCCCATATAAGCTTTGCGCAGGACACTATTGTGGTGCGTAAAGATTCCAGGCTGGAAACGCTTACCGCCAAACAGGCCAGTACTAACAAGCTGGCTGGCAAAATGACCAGCAACGGTTTATACCGTGGTTTTCGCCTGCAGGTGTTAAATACGCGTAGCCGCGAGCAGGCTTTTCAGGTGAAAACAGAGCTGTTGCGCCGTTTCCCGGAAGAAAAAACCTACCTGTTATATCAGAGTCCTTATTTTAAAGTGCGTATAGGCAATTTCCTGGAAAGAGCCGATGCGGAAGAGTTCCGTCAAATGGTAATGAAGCAATATCCGCAGGGCGTGTTTGTAATTGACGACGCCATTGAATACCGCCCGGGCGCAGCTACTTCGGAAGAAACGGAACCAGATTCGCAGTAA
- a CDS encoding M20 metallopeptidase family protein, with the protein MSLEQKIKDLAQQYAGEFTEVRRHLHAHPELSYQEHATSAFVQQKLQSYGIPFSIKATTGVVGIIEGKKPQSRVIALRADMDALPIKEENDVPYRSLNEGVMHACGHDVHTTCLLGAAKILSELKGEWEGTVKLIFQPGEEKNPGGASLMIKDGVLENPKPQGIFGLHVHPGLDAGLLSFRKGRVMASADEIYITIKSKGGHAAAPHLTADTILIASQLIVSLQQIISRNNNPLSPSVLSICSFQGGHTTNVIPSEVKLMGTFRAMDEVWRFKAHELIRKQTIGLVESMGAEVDLHIDVGYPTVDNDPELTDKGWNKAKIYMGEDHVQETEMRMGAEDFGYYTQAIPGCFYRLGVRNEARGIVHNVHTPRFDVDEKAIEIGMGMMACLGATIQ; encoded by the coding sequence ATGAGTTTAGAACAAAAGATTAAGGATCTGGCACAGCAATACGCCGGTGAGTTTACCGAGGTACGCAGGCACCTGCATGCGCATCCTGAGTTAAGCTACCAGGAACATGCTACTTCGGCCTTTGTACAGCAAAAATTACAGTCGTACGGTATTCCGTTTTCTATAAAAGCTACCACCGGGGTAGTAGGGATTATTGAAGGTAAAAAACCGCAAAGCCGGGTAATTGCGCTTCGTGCCGATATGGATGCGCTGCCTATCAAAGAGGAAAATGATGTGCCTTACCGTTCGCTGAACGAAGGGGTAATGCATGCCTGCGGGCACGATGTACACACCACCTGCCTGTTGGGAGCCGCTAAAATATTAAGCGAGTTGAAAGGGGAGTGGGAAGGAACGGTGAAACTGATTTTTCAGCCGGGGGAAGAAAAAAATCCGGGCGGCGCCAGTCTTATGATTAAAGACGGTGTGCTGGAGAACCCCAAACCACAGGGTATTTTTGGTTTGCACGTGCACCCGGGACTGGACGCAGGGTTGTTAAGTTTTAGAAAAGGGCGGGTAATGGCCAGCGCCGATGAAATATATATTACCATCAAAAGCAAGGGCGGACATGCAGCGGCACCACATTTAACAGCCGATACTATTCTCATAGCATCGCAGTTAATTGTTAGTTTACAACAGATTATCAGCCGTAACAACAACCCGTTATCACCTTCTGTGCTGTCTATCTGTTCCTTCCAGGGTGGACATACCACCAACGTAATACCCAGCGAGGTAAAACTGATGGGTACCTTCCGTGCTATGGATGAGGTGTGGCGTTTTAAAGCCCACGAGCTCATTCGTAAACAAACCATCGGACTGGTAGAGTCTATGGGAGCCGAGGTGGATCTGCATATTGATGTGGGCTATCCTACGGTGGATAACGACCCTGAATTAACCGATAAAGGCTGGAATAAGGCTAAAATATATATGGGTGAAGACCATGTGCAGGAAACGGAAATGCGCATGGGAGCCGAAGATTTTGGCTACTATACCCAGGCCATCCCGGGCTGTTTTTACCGTTTAGGGGTAAGAAATGAAGCCAGGGGCATTGTTCACAACGTGCACACTCCCCGATTCGACGTCGATGAAAAAGCGATAGAAATAGGGATGGGCATGATGGCTTGTCTGGGAGCTACCATCCAATAA
- the pbpC gene encoding penicillin-binding protein 1C, whose translation MKLNGKRQKILGITGLVLLLWFWLSLPSQLFTTPTSFVITDSSGNLLNASIAADGQWRFPYDTAVPQKFADCITTYEDKRFFYHPGVDVLALSRAIKQNLQNTKTVSGGSTLTMQVMRLSTGHRKRNLWNKLKEALLAVRLECSYRKHSILALYASNAPFGSNVVGLDAAAWRYYGRSPQQLSWGEMAALAVLPNAPAAIHPGKNREQLLRKRNDLLNKLYHAKKIDSTTCALAQQEPLPGEPHALPQLAPHLLDRFKKEYTQLHKQDKALATGIATTLQMNLQQQVNDIIARHQAILKGNQVNNAAAMVVEIETGNIVAYTGNIYNPADASLESHVDVLNAPRSPGSTLKPILYAASLTDGSLLPRQLVPDVPTQINGYTPQNFDLGYDGAVPANRALARSLNIPAIKLLQQYKYPRLYNVLKQCGLTTLNRPADFYGMSLILGGCEVTPYELAGVYSSMARMYLHERSNKGKWNSDDWFMPRYISGKSGAQNEKSKKEQAAAHTQLTTANSQLFTYPSLWHTFNAMTEVMRPGEEGLWGLFGSAQRVAWKTGTSFGFRDGWAVGFTTRYCVVVWVGNTSGEGRPGLTGITAAAPILFDIFRLLPLTNWFESPTTGFTYLPVCHQSGFKAGTDCENRDTVLVDKSAVNAPVCPYHKIIHLDKTGNYRVTANCVSPADMQHVSWFVLPPGMEYYYRQQHTDYKTLPPFMQGCEGDNGKILDVIYPEEYSKIYVPLEVSGQRGSTVFRATHRDNNIKLFWHIDNHYITTTQHFHQVAVAPTPGKHVLTVIDENGESVTRNFTVQGKD comes from the coding sequence ATGAAGTTAAACGGCAAACGGCAAAAAATACTGGGTATCACCGGCCTTGTTTTATTACTATGGTTTTGGTTAAGTCTTCCCTCGCAATTATTTACAACGCCTACCAGTTTTGTAATTACAGATAGTAGTGGTAACCTGTTGAATGCATCCATTGCAGCCGATGGTCAGTGGCGCTTTCCTTACGACACAGCAGTGCCGCAAAAGTTTGCCGACTGCATTACCACTTACGAAGACAAGCGTTTCTTTTATCATCCCGGTGTAGACGTGCTGGCCCTGAGCCGCGCCATTAAGCAAAACCTGCAAAACACCAAAACCGTAAGCGGTGGCAGCACCCTTACCATGCAGGTAATGCGTTTAAGCACCGGCCACCGCAAACGCAACCTGTGGAATAAATTAAAAGAAGCCCTGCTTGCAGTAAGGCTGGAATGCAGCTACCGCAAACATTCTATACTGGCACTGTATGCCTCCAATGCCCCTTTTGGCAGCAACGTGGTAGGGCTGGATGCAGCTGCCTGGCGCTACTATGGCCGCAGCCCCCAACAGCTGAGCTGGGGCGAAATGGCAGCTTTAGCCGTATTGCCCAATGCACCCGCCGCTATACACCCCGGCAAAAACCGGGAGCAACTGCTACGCAAGCGAAATGATTTATTAAATAAATTATATCATGCTAAAAAAATAGACAGCACTACCTGCGCACTGGCACAGCAGGAACCGCTACCCGGCGAGCCACACGCCCTGCCCCAGCTGGCACCGCACCTGCTGGACCGGTTTAAAAAAGAATATACCCAATTACATAAGCAGGATAAAGCATTGGCCACCGGCATTGCCACCACCCTGCAAATGAACCTGCAGCAGCAGGTAAACGATATTATAGCGCGCCACCAGGCCATACTAAAAGGCAACCAGGTGAATAATGCCGCTGCTATGGTAGTGGAAATTGAAACCGGTAATATAGTAGCCTACACCGGCAATATATATAACCCGGCCGATGCCAGCCTGGAAAGCCATGTGGATGTTTTAAACGCTCCGCGCAGCCCCGGCAGCACCTTAAAGCCTATTTTATACGCAGCTTCCTTAACAGATGGCAGTCTGTTACCCCGGCAGCTGGTACCCGATGTACCCACCCAGATAAACGGCTACACGCCACAAAACTTTGACTTGGGTTACGATGGCGCTGTGCCCGCCAACCGTGCACTGGCACGCAGCCTGAACATTCCCGCCATTAAGCTATTACAACAATATAAATACCCACGTTTATATAACGTATTGAAGCAATGCGGCCTTACCACCTTAAACCGCCCTGCCGATTTCTATGGAATGAGCCTGATATTAGGCGGCTGCGAGGTTACCCCTTACGAGCTGGCTGGCGTATACAGCAGTATGGCCCGCATGTATTTACACGAACGAAGCAATAAAGGCAAATGGAACAGTGACGACTGGTTTATGCCACGCTATATCAGCGGAAAGTCGGGCGCGCAAAACGAGAAGTCAAAAAAAGAGCAGGCGGCCGCTCACACGCAACTCACCACTGCCAACTCCCAACTATTCACCTACCCCTCCCTGTGGCATACCTTCAATGCTATGACCGAAGTAATGCGCCCGGGCGAAGAAGGTTTGTGGGGCTTGTTTGGATCGGCACAGCGTGTTGCCTGGAAAACAGGCACCAGCTTTGGTTTCCGCGATGGATGGGCTGTAGGTTTTACCACCCGCTATTGCGTGGTAGTGTGGGTAGGCAATACCAGCGGGGAAGGCAGACCCGGCCTTACGGGTATTACAGCCGCTGCTCCTATCTTGTTCGATATATTCCGGCTGCTGCCCCTCACCAACTGGTTTGAGTCGCCCACTACAGGCTTTACCTACTTACCCGTATGCCATCAATCCGGCTTTAAAGCAGGCACAGATTGTGAAAACAGGGATACGGTGCTGGTAGATAAAAGTGCTGTGAACGCACCTGTATGCCCCTATCATAAAATAATACACCTGGATAAAACCGGCAACTACCGGGTAACCGCCAATTGTGTTTCGCCGGCAGATATGCAACACGTAAGCTGGTTTGTGCTGCCACCGGGTATGGAATATTATTACCGGCAGCAACATACCGATTATAAAACGCTTCCTCCTTTTATGCAAGGTTGTGAGGGCGATAATGGTAAAATTCTGGATGTGATTTATCCCGAAGAGTATTCCAAAATATATGTGCCTTTAGAAGTATCAGGCCAGCGCGGAAGCACCGTTTTCCGCGCTACACACCGTGATAATAACATTAAACTATTCTGGCATATTGATAACCATTACATCACCACCACCCAGCATTTTCACCAGGTGGCAGTTGCGCCTACCCCAGGCAAACATGTATTAACGGTAATAGATGAAAATGGGGAAAGTGTTACCCGTAATTTTACGGTACAGGGAAAAGACTAA
- a CDS encoding NADP-dependent malic enzyme yields the protein MDKQIQLRKQQALEYHSKGRPGKIEVVPTKEAKTQRDLSLAYSPGVAEPCKEIFNNKEDVYKYTAKGNLVAVISNGTAVLGLGDIGPEASKPVMEGKGVLFKIFADIDVFDIEINEKDPEKFVQIVKALEPTFGGINLEDIKAPECFYIEKALREQMNIPVMHDDQHGTAIISGAALLNALEIQKKKIEKTRFVINGAGAAAMACVQIYVALGASYENFTMFDKDGVLHVGRTDLDDVKKKFAVQSADWNLAKALKDADVFVGLSVGNVVTQDMIKSMAKNPVVFAMANPEPEITYDLATSARKDIIMATGRSDYPNMVNNVLGFPFIFRGALDVRASTINEAMKLAAVKALADLAKTPVPDIVNLAYNQKNMSFGPEYIIPKPLDPRLLSTVSPAVAKAAIESGVAHKKIEDWEAYTIELNKRLGLDNQIMRALGAKARRDPKRIVFAEADNLKVLKAASIVYDEGVGYPILLGNEAKIRRIAEENLLDISELPIIDPLHESTEEKRNLYAEVFFWKRQRKGFNYYESKKIMSDRNHYGCMMVEMGDADAMISGLTRDYAETIRPALQIIGTEEGVKRIAGMYLLLTKKGPLFLADTTVNFNPNAEELADIAELVAREVKTFNLTPRIAMLSYSNFGSNNSAEAKMVAEATRILKERDRTLIVDGEMQASLPFNKEIMRDNYPFSELVNEDVNTLIFPNLSAGNVAYGLLKEVGGADAIGPILLGLKKPVHVLQLGSSVRSIINMANIAVIDAQLKCKLNTDDAVQRSPYWTSRKKKQ from the coding sequence ATGGATAAACAGATTCAACTGAGAAAGCAGCAAGCGCTGGAGTATCACAGCAAGGGCCGCCCTGGAAAAATTGAAGTAGTCCCAACCAAAGAAGCAAAAACCCAGCGAGATCTCTCACTCGCTTACAGCCCCGGAGTAGCAGAACCCTGTAAAGAGATTTTCAACAACAAAGAAGATGTTTATAAGTATACGGCCAAGGGCAACCTGGTGGCAGTAATCAGTAACGGTACCGCGGTGCTGGGTTTGGGCGATATTGGTCCCGAAGCCAGTAAGCCGGTAATGGAAGGTAAGGGAGTACTGTTCAAAATTTTCGCGGATATTGATGTATTCGATATCGAAATCAACGAAAAAGATCCTGAGAAGTTTGTACAGATAGTAAAGGCGCTGGAACCTACTTTCGGTGGCATTAACCTGGAAGACATTAAAGCGCCGGAGTGTTTTTACATTGAAAAAGCACTGCGCGAGCAAATGAATATTCCGGTAATGCACGACGATCAGCACGGTACCGCTATCATCAGCGGCGCTGCGTTATTGAATGCGCTGGAAATTCAGAAAAAGAAGATTGAAAAAACAAGATTCGTAATTAACGGTGCAGGTGCTGCGGCAATGGCCTGTGTGCAGATTTATGTGGCATTGGGCGCCAGTTATGAGAATTTTACCATGTTTGATAAAGACGGTGTGCTGCATGTTGGCCGTACCGATCTGGATGACGTGAAAAAGAAGTTTGCCGTGCAATCGGCCGACTGGAACCTGGCAAAAGCATTGAAAGATGCGGATGTGTTTGTTGGTTTGAGCGTGGGTAACGTGGTAACACAGGATATGATTAAGAGCATGGCTAAAAACCCGGTGGTTTTTGCAATGGCCAATCCTGAGCCGGAAATTACTTATGATCTGGCTACTTCTGCCCGTAAAGATATCATTATGGCTACCGGCCGTAGCGATTATCCTAACATGGTTAACAACGTATTAGGTTTCCCTTTCATTTTCCGTGGTGCGTTAGACGTGCGTGCCAGCACCATTAACGAAGCTATGAAGCTGGCGGCGGTAAAAGCCCTGGCCGATCTGGCTAAAACGCCGGTTCCTGATATCGTTAACCTGGCTTATAACCAAAAGAACATGTCGTTTGGTCCGGAATATATCATTCCTAAACCACTCGATCCCCGTTTGCTGTCTACCGTATCGCCTGCTGTGGCTAAAGCGGCTATTGAAAGTGGCGTAGCGCATAAGAAAATCGAAGATTGGGAGGCATATACTATTGAACTGAACAAGCGTTTAGGTTTAGATAACCAGATTATGCGTGCCCTGGGTGCTAAAGCCCGTCGTGATCCTAAGCGTATTGTGTTTGCAGAAGCGGATAACCTTAAAGTATTAAAGGCGGCCAGCATTGTATATGACGAAGGAGTTGGTTACCCGATTTTATTAGGTAATGAAGCCAAAATTCGTCGTATAGCAGAAGAAAACCTGCTGGATATTTCTGAACTGCCTATTATAGATCCACTGCACGAGTCTACAGAAGAGAAGAGAAATCTGTATGCCGAGGTGTTCTTCTGGAAAAGGCAGCGTAAAGGCTTTAACTACTACGAGAGTAAGAAAATAATGAGCGACCGTAACCACTACGGTTGTATGATGGTGGAAATGGGTGATGCAGATGCGATGATTTCGGGTTTAACCCGCGATTACGCAGAAACCATCCGTCCGGCCTTACAAATTATCGGTACCGAGGAAGGCGTGAAGCGTATTGCAGGTATGTACCTGTTATTGACCAAAAAAGGTCCTTTGTTCCTGGCCGATACTACTGTTAACTTTAACCCCAATGCCGAAGAGCTGGCAGATATTGCTGAACTGGTAGCGCGCGAGGTAAAAACCTTTAACCTTACTCCGCGTATTGCTATGCTTAGTTACAGTAACTTCGGAAGCAACAACTCGGCCGAGGCTAAAATGGTGGCAGAAGCTACCCGCATTTTAAAAGAGCGCGACCGTACTTTGATTGTAGATGGTGAAATGCAGGCATCCCTTCCTTTCAATAAGGAAATTATGCGTGACAACTATCCGTTCAGCGAGCTGGTGAATGAAGATGTGAACACGTTAATCTTCCCTAACCTGAGTGCCGGTAACGTAGCTTATGGTTTATTAAAAGAAGTAGGTGGTGCCGATGCTATTGGCCCGATTTTGTTAGGATTGAAAAAGCCGGTTCATGTGCTTCAACTGGGTAGCTCTGTGCGCAGTATTATCAATATGGCTAATATTGCGGTAATTGACGCCCAGCTGAAATGTAAACTGAATACAGATGATGCTGTACAACGTTCACCATATTGGACCAGTCGTAAAAAGAAACAGTAA